A portion of the Corallococcus silvisoli genome contains these proteins:
- a CDS encoding SDR family oxidoreductase produces MGYRSVFAPDAFAGRTILVTGAGSGIGRCTAHELASLGAHVVLVGRKPEKLARVAGELSAEGHASTQHAVDIRDEAAVRAMVAAVVEARGRIHGLVNNAGGQFPSPLSQISKKGFEAVVATNLTGGFLVAREVFTQSMSEHGGAIVNMLADAWNGMPGMGHSGAARAGMFNLTQTAAVEWASSGVRVNAVAPGWVASSGLDTYEDPGVRALIPLLRRQVPLHRLATEAEVSGAIVFLLSDVAAFITGEVIRIDGGASCNTKVFPLEEHSKSKPYDGFHLAAAPSILDGPKEQ; encoded by the coding sequence ATGGGATACCGTTCAGTCTTCGCCCCGGATGCCTTCGCGGGCCGCACCATCCTCGTCACCGGCGCTGGAAGTGGCATCGGGCGGTGCACGGCGCATGAGCTCGCTTCGCTCGGCGCGCACGTCGTCCTCGTCGGCCGCAAGCCGGAGAAGCTTGCTCGCGTCGCCGGAGAGCTCTCCGCCGAAGGCCATGCGTCCACGCAGCACGCCGTCGACATCCGCGACGAGGCCGCGGTGCGCGCGATGGTGGCCGCCGTCGTCGAGGCTCGCGGCCGGATCCACGGGCTGGTGAACAACGCGGGCGGCCAGTTCCCCTCGCCGCTCTCGCAGATCTCCAAGAAGGGCTTCGAGGCGGTCGTCGCGACGAACCTCACCGGGGGCTTCCTGGTCGCGCGCGAGGTCTTCACGCAGTCCATGAGCGAGCATGGCGGCGCCATCGTGAACATGCTTGCGGACGCCTGGAACGGCATGCCGGGCATGGGGCACTCGGGCGCGGCGCGCGCCGGCATGTTCAACCTCACGCAGACCGCCGCCGTCGAGTGGGCCTCCTCCGGGGTCCGCGTGAACGCCGTGGCGCCCGGCTGGGTCGCCTCCAGTGGCCTCGACACGTACGAGGACCCGGGGGTCCGCGCGCTCATCCCCCTGCTGCGTCGGCAGGTCCCCCTGCACCGGCTCGCCACCGAGGCGGAGGTGAGCGGCGCCATCGTGTTCCTCCTCTCCGACGTGGCGGCGTTCATCACCGGCGAGGTCATCCGCATCGACGGGGGCGCGTCCTGCAACACGAAGGTGTTCCCGCTGGAAGAGCACTCGAAGTCGAAGCCGTATGACGGTTTCCACCTCGCCGCCGCGCCGAGCATCCTCGACGGCCCGAAGGAGCAGTGA
- a CDS encoding acyl-CoA carboxylase subunit beta yields MPTLVSRIDPASATFTSQRKELLDRVAELRAIEQKSRDTEQLAREKFKQRGQVLPRERLALLLDRGSPFLELSTLCGYKHHDDSDGSLAGGNTVIGIGFVSGVRCLVFVSNSAVKGGTATPWGVQKALRAQEIALENRLPVVSLVESGGANLLYQQEIFIPGGETFYNQAKLSAAGIPQVTVVHGSSTAGGAYIPGLSDHVVMVRGKAKVFLAGPPLLLAATGEVATDEELGGAEMHATVAGTADHLAEDDADGIRIAREIVASLGWNDAQPPPTRSSFEPPRYAAEELCGVVPGDHRRPYDCREVIARLVDGSDFAPFKDDYDALTVCGWARIEGRAMGIIGNNGPITPRGATKAGQFIQLCCQARTPIVYLQNTTGYMVGTQSEQGGIVKHGAKMLQAVANATVPQVTILLGGAFGAGNYGMCGRAFHPRFIFAWPNARTAVMGGEQAAKVLSIVSAEKARRAGQPFDEEAMREFSRPLVEQFERESDAFNCSARLFDDGVIDPRDTRRVLGFVLATCEESSRRALSPNTFGVARL; encoded by the coding sequence GTGCCGACGCTCGTCTCCCGCATCGACCCGGCCTCCGCCACCTTCACCTCGCAGCGCAAGGAGCTGCTCGACCGGGTGGCCGAGCTGCGCGCCATCGAGCAGAAGTCGCGCGACACCGAACAGCTGGCTCGCGAGAAGTTCAAGCAGCGCGGGCAGGTCCTGCCGCGGGAGCGCCTGGCGCTCCTGCTCGACCGGGGCTCGCCCTTCCTCGAGCTCTCCACGCTCTGTGGCTACAAGCACCACGACGACAGCGACGGCTCGCTGGCCGGGGGCAACACCGTCATTGGCATCGGCTTCGTCTCCGGTGTGCGCTGCCTCGTGTTCGTCAGCAACTCCGCGGTGAAGGGGGGCACCGCGACGCCCTGGGGTGTCCAGAAGGCGCTGCGCGCGCAGGAGATCGCGCTCGAGAACCGGCTGCCGGTCGTGTCGCTCGTGGAGAGCGGCGGCGCGAACCTGCTCTACCAGCAGGAGATCTTCATCCCGGGCGGGGAGACCTTCTACAACCAGGCGAAGCTGTCCGCGGCGGGCATCCCTCAGGTCACGGTCGTCCACGGCTCCAGCACGGCCGGGGGCGCGTACATCCCGGGGCTCTCCGACCACGTCGTCATGGTCCGGGGGAAGGCGAAGGTGTTCCTGGCCGGCCCGCCGCTGCTGCTCGCGGCCACGGGCGAGGTCGCCACGGACGAGGAGCTGGGCGGCGCGGAGATGCACGCGACCGTGGCTGGCACCGCGGACCACCTCGCCGAGGACGACGCCGACGGCATCCGCATCGCGCGGGAGATCGTCGCGTCGCTCGGATGGAATGACGCACAACCCCCGCCCACGCGCTCCTCCTTCGAGCCTCCCCGCTACGCGGCGGAGGAGCTCTGCGGCGTCGTGCCCGGCGACCACCGGCGGCCCTACGACTGCCGCGAGGTCATCGCGCGGCTCGTGGATGGTTCGGACTTCGCCCCCTTCAAGGACGACTACGACGCGCTCACCGTGTGCGGCTGGGCGCGCATCGAGGGCCGGGCGATGGGCATCATCGGCAACAACGGGCCCATCACGCCGAGGGGCGCGACGAAGGCGGGGCAGTTCATCCAGCTCTGCTGCCAGGCGCGGACGCCCATCGTCTACCTCCAGAACACGACCGGCTACATGGTGGGCACCCAGTCGGAGCAGGGGGGCATCGTGAAGCACGGCGCGAAGATGTTGCAGGCCGTCGCCAACGCGACCGTGCCCCAGGTCACGATCCTGCTGGGCGGTGCTTTCGGCGCGGGCAACTACGGGATGTGTGGCCGGGCCTTCCACCCGCGCTTCATCTTCGCCTGGCCGAACGCGCGCACGGCGGTGATGGGCGGCGAGCAGGCCGCGAAGGTGCTGTCCATCGTCTCCGCCGAGAAGGCCCGGCGCGCGGGCCAGCCTTTCGACGAGGAGGCGATGCGCGAGTTCTCGCGGCCGCTCGTGGAGCAGTTCGAGCGCGAGTCGGATGCCTTCAACTGCAGCGCGCGACTGTTCGATGACGGCGTCATCGACCCTCGGGACACGCGGCGGGTGCTGGGGTTCGTCCTGGCCACGTGCGAGGAGTCCTCGCGCCGCGCGCTCTCACCCAACACCTTCGGCGTCGCCCGGTTGTAG
- a CDS encoding biotin transporter BioY, with amino-acid sequence MRTRVHEGALVLGAALCTAVLAQVAIAVPGSPVPITGQTLAVVLTAAALGPGRGMAAQLVYLLLGAVGLPFYAKAASGWGSLVGPTGGYLVAFLPAAWLVGLAARRGLDRRPWTAVAVFLVGQLVILCIGMGWLQVAASLDLATAFHKGFLPFVPGGVLKAAIAALSTSLAWRLARARASRAMAR; translated from the coding sequence GTGCGCACGCGCGTTCACGAGGGCGCGCTCGTGCTTGGCGCGGCGCTCTGCACCGCGGTGCTCGCGCAGGTCGCCATCGCGGTGCCGGGCTCACCGGTGCCCATCACGGGACAGACGCTCGCGGTCGTGCTCACGGCCGCGGCGCTCGGGCCCGGGCGAGGCATGGCCGCGCAGCTCGTCTATCTCCTGCTGGGGGCGGTGGGTCTGCCGTTCTACGCGAAGGCGGCCAGCGGTTGGGGCTCGCTCGTCGGACCGACGGGGGGCTACCTGGTGGCCTTCCTGCCCGCGGCCTGGCTCGTGGGCCTCGCCGCGCGCCGCGGGCTCGACCGGCGGCCGTGGACGGCGGTGGCCGTCTTCCTCGTGGGGCAGCTCGTCATCCTGTGCATCGGCATGGGCTGGCTCCAGGTGGCGGCCTCGCTCGATCTCGCGACCGCCTTCCACAAGGGCTTCCTGCCCTTCGTTCCAGGAGGGGTGCTCAAGGCCGCCATCGCCGCGCTGAGCACGTCCCTCGCATGGCGGCTCGCACGGGCTCGCGCTTCTCGCGCCATGGCTCGGTGA
- a CDS encoding amidohydrolase family protein has translation MIRFSTFAIVAALGLSACSEEDPLPPVEKTREERVNEHMESLRGDATALGTFLFDMPKGGDLHSHTSGAITTEKLIAWGAEDGACVDTTTYVASNPCAAGSVPLSQTESDRALRDAVMSAWSMENHPGPLLAAHQHFFDAFGKYGAVQLDSRNDDSYADILSRAGKHHQIYVELMQGFGAGRGGSLATPLFTSTDVWDKPTLLAKRQQLIALPDFQSALTAQTTSIANTLKGARLLMGCDTAQPDPGCGVEVRLIVSANRTADRTNVFGQWVYAYELAQKVPEIVGVNLVSPEENANSLAFYQDEMFALGTLDDFNDQEVGRKLVHVSLHAGELIPAVLTAQDQQHLNFHIREAVEKAHAERIGHGADVLGETAGDGAADLLRDMHDAGVMVEICLTSNRVLLGMSGEAHPLAAYLKNNVPVALSTDDSGILRGDITQEYVAAATDQRLDYKTLKQMARASLEHAFAEGDSLWAARDTFTKTVEACVADKPEQGTASARCESFLAANKRAALQWKLELQLATFERGIAP, from the coding sequence ATGATCCGGTTTTCCACTTTCGCCATCGTCGCCGCGCTCGGCCTGAGCGCTTGCAGTGAAGAGGATCCCCTCCCGCCTGTTGAGAAGACGCGAGAGGAGCGGGTCAATGAGCACATGGAGTCGCTGCGCGGCGACGCCACGGCGCTCGGGACCTTCCTGTTCGACATGCCCAAGGGCGGAGACCTGCACAGCCACACCTCCGGCGCCATCACCACCGAGAAGCTGATCGCGTGGGGCGCGGAGGACGGCGCCTGCGTGGACACGACGACCTACGTCGCCAGCAACCCGTGCGCGGCCGGCTCGGTGCCCCTTTCCCAGACGGAGAGCGACCGCGCCCTCCGCGACGCCGTGATGAGCGCCTGGTCCATGGAGAACCACCCCGGACCCCTGCTCGCCGCGCACCAGCACTTCTTCGACGCCTTCGGCAAGTACGGCGCCGTGCAGCTCGACTCCCGCAATGACGACAGCTACGCGGACATCCTGTCGCGCGCGGGCAAGCACCACCAGATCTACGTGGAGCTGATGCAAGGCTTTGGCGCGGGCCGGGGTGGCAGCCTGGCCACGCCGCTCTTCACGTCCACGGACGTCTGGGACAAGCCGACCCTGCTGGCCAAGCGTCAGCAGCTCATCGCGCTGCCGGACTTCCAGAGCGCGCTGACGGCGCAGACCACCAGCATCGCGAACACGCTGAAGGGCGCCCGCCTCCTGATGGGCTGCGATACGGCCCAGCCAGACCCGGGCTGCGGCGTGGAGGTGCGCCTCATCGTCTCCGCCAACCGCACCGCGGACCGGACGAACGTCTTCGGGCAGTGGGTGTATGCCTATGAGCTGGCCCAGAAGGTGCCTGAGATCGTCGGCGTGAACCTCGTGTCGCCGGAGGAGAACGCCAACTCCCTGGCCTTCTACCAGGATGAGATGTTCGCCCTGGGCACGCTCGACGACTTCAACGACCAGGAGGTCGGCCGCAAGCTGGTCCACGTCTCGCTGCACGCCGGGGAGCTCATCCCGGCGGTGCTCACGGCGCAGGACCAGCAGCACCTGAACTTCCACATCCGGGAGGCCGTGGAGAAGGCCCACGCGGAGCGCATCGGCCACGGCGCGGACGTGCTGGGCGAGACGGCCGGTGACGGCGCCGCGGACCTGCTGCGTGACATGCACGACGCGGGCGTGATGGTGGAGATCTGCCTGACCTCCAACCGCGTGCTGCTGGGCATGTCGGGTGAGGCGCACCCGCTGGCCGCGTACCTGAAGAACAACGTGCCGGTCGCCCTGTCGACCGACGACTCGGGCATCCTGCGCGGCGACATCACCCAGGAGTACGTCGCCGCCGCCACCGACCAGCGGCTCGACTACAAGACGCTCAAGCAGATGGCGCGCGCCAGCCTGGAGCACGCGTTCGCTGAGGGCGACAGCCTCTGGGCCGCCCGGGACACCTTCACCAAGACCGTGGAGGCCTGCGTCGCCGACAAGCCGGAGCAGGGCACGGCCTCCGCCCGTTGCGAGAGCTTCCTCGCCGCCAACAAGCGCGCCGCGTTGCAGTGGAAGCTGGAGCTCCAGCTGGCCACCTTCGAGCGCGGCATCGCCCCGTAA
- a CDS encoding acetyl/propionyl/methylcrotonyl-CoA carboxylase subunit alpha — translation MKRIHKVLVANRGEIAVRVLRTCRRLGLRTVAVFSDADRDAPHVRLADEAVRLGPAPVRESYLSIERVLAAAKASGANAIHPGYGFLSENEDFARACAEAGLVFIGPPAEAIELMGNKRQAKLRMQAADVPCIPGYEAARPGESLDDEALVREGQRIGFPVMVKAAAGGGGRGMRLVREPGALLDAIRSARSEATNAFGNGELILERAIEGARHVEVQVFADAHGNAVHLGERDCSIQRRHQKVVEESPSPAVTAALRERMGAVAVQAARAIGYRGAGTIEFLLAPNGDFFFMEMNTRLQVEHPVTELVTGLDLVEWQLRVADGDALPLTQPEVTFRGHAIEVRLCAEDPANGFFPQTGRLLAWVPPAGEGVRVDHGVREGQDITPFYDSMQAKLIAHGPDRETARERLAAALRELTAFGVTTNGTFLQHILAHEVFRSGRYDTGFVGAHMPPETLRAQGQASSEEQAVLASLLFHDDAMALAERGGFDATLAGWSSSQALPVPVVLNDGAGEFRASVRPVAPEQYEVRVGDAGVTLALRWLSAGSAEVEVAGRRRALGYRRAGGTLWCSLDGVTRHLRDVSFRPPSERERASDGRLRAPMDGRIIRVSAEVGATVKRGDVLVVLEAMKMESSLVAPTDGVVTALNVTVGAQVPARHVVAVVSPEGNEAA, via the coding sequence ATGAAGCGCATTCACAAGGTGCTGGTGGCGAACCGGGGAGAGATCGCCGTGCGCGTGCTGCGGACGTGCCGCCGGCTCGGCCTGCGCACGGTCGCCGTCTTCTCCGACGCGGACCGGGACGCCCCCCACGTGCGGCTCGCCGACGAGGCGGTGCGCCTGGGGCCCGCGCCCGTGCGGGAGTCGTATCTCTCCATCGAGCGGGTGCTCGCCGCGGCGAAGGCGTCCGGGGCCAACGCCATCCACCCCGGCTACGGCTTCCTCTCCGAGAACGAGGACTTCGCGCGCGCGTGCGCGGAGGCGGGCCTCGTGTTCATCGGGCCGCCCGCGGAGGCCATCGAGCTGATGGGGAACAAGCGGCAGGCGAAGCTGCGCATGCAGGCCGCCGACGTGCCGTGCATTCCCGGCTACGAAGCGGCCCGCCCCGGCGAATCGCTCGACGACGAGGCCCTGGTCCGCGAGGGCCAGCGCATCGGCTTCCCGGTCATGGTGAAGGCGGCGGCGGGCGGCGGTGGGCGCGGCATGCGCCTCGTCCGCGAGCCGGGGGCGCTGCTGGACGCCATCCGCTCCGCGCGCTCGGAAGCCACGAACGCCTTCGGCAACGGCGAGCTCATCCTGGAGCGGGCCATCGAGGGGGCGCGCCACGTCGAGGTGCAGGTCTTCGCGGACGCGCACGGCAACGCGGTGCACCTGGGGGAGCGGGACTGCTCCATCCAGCGGCGTCACCAGAAGGTGGTCGAGGAGAGTCCGTCTCCGGCCGTCACGGCGGCGCTGCGCGAGCGCATGGGGGCCGTGGCGGTGCAGGCGGCCCGCGCCATCGGCTATCGCGGCGCAGGCACCATCGAGTTCCTGCTCGCGCCGAACGGCGACTTCTTCTTCATGGAGATGAACACCCGCCTCCAGGTCGAGCACCCGGTGACGGAGCTCGTGACGGGGTTGGACCTGGTGGAGTGGCAGCTGCGGGTCGCCGACGGCGATGCGCTCCCGCTGACGCAGCCGGAAGTGACCTTCCGTGGCCATGCCATCGAGGTGCGCCTGTGCGCGGAGGATCCCGCCAACGGGTTCTTTCCCCAGACGGGGCGGCTGCTCGCGTGGGTTCCCCCGGCGGGGGAGGGCGTCCGCGTCGACCACGGCGTCCGCGAAGGCCAGGACATCACGCCGTTCTACGACTCCATGCAGGCGAAGCTCATCGCGCATGGGCCGGACCGCGAGACGGCGCGTGAACGGCTGGCCGCGGCCCTGCGGGAGCTGACGGCCTTCGGCGTCACGACGAATGGAACCTTCCTCCAGCACATCCTGGCGCATGAGGTGTTCCGCTCCGGCCGGTACGACACGGGCTTCGTCGGCGCGCACATGCCCCCGGAGACGCTGCGCGCGCAGGGACAGGCGTCCTCGGAGGAGCAGGCCGTCCTGGCCTCCTTGCTCTTCCACGACGACGCGATGGCGCTCGCGGAGCGCGGAGGCTTCGACGCGACGCTCGCGGGCTGGAGCAGCTCCCAGGCCCTGCCGGTGCCGGTCGTGTTGAATGACGGGGCAGGGGAGTTCCGCGCTTCGGTGCGGCCTGTCGCGCCAGAGCAGTACGAGGTCCGCGTCGGCGATGCCGGCGTCACGCTCGCCCTGCGCTGGCTCTCCGCCGGAAGCGCCGAGGTCGAAGTGGCGGGGAGGCGCCGCGCGCTCGGGTACCGGCGCGCGGGAGGCACCTTGTGGTGCTCGCTCGATGGCGTCACGCGCCATCTCCGCGACGTCTCCTTCCGGCCCCCCTCCGAGCGCGAGCGGGCCAGCGATGGCCGCCTGCGCGCGCCGATGGACGGCCGCATCATCCGGGTGAGCGCCGAGGTCGGCGCGACCGTGAAGCGGGGCGACGTGCTGGTGGTGCTCGAAGCGATGAAGATGGAGTCGTCGCTCGTCGCGCCGACCGATGGCGTCGTCACGGCGCTGAACGTCACGGTCGGGGCGCAGGTGCCCGCACGTCACGTCGTCGCGGTGGTCTCGCCGGAAGGAAACGAGGCCGCGTGA
- a CDS encoding PQQ-dependent sugar dehydrogenase: MRLRAALMTLAFMSLLSFAGPARGQESVAPTDPSGAPVPGPAEGASPQASPTASQFPPAFPGQTNAPAVTSQTRYQVTEVASGFNYPWAVAFLPDRRMLVTEKHTGNLFIVTPEGVKSPPIAGLPPVDGRDQGGLLDVEVSPDFATSRLIFWTYYEPRAAGNGLAVGRGKLKEGAQPRIEALRIIFRMKPTLDSTMHAGGRLVFHPDGTLFVTLGERSILPGRVQARKLNSHFGKTVRINPDGTVPANNPFVNRSDARPEIYSLGHRNVLAAALDSQNRLWEVEMGPLGGDELNLIGAGKDYGWPTIGYGREYSGAPIHQSAQGPGMEQPVYFWDPVIAPSGMTIYSGNLFPEWKGNFFIGGLAGHALVRLVMKNDRVQGEERMHPAGNARIRDVVQGPEGALYLLTDDPNGRLLKITPR, encoded by the coding sequence ATGCGCCTGCGCGCCGCCCTGATGACCCTTGCCTTCATGTCCCTCCTGTCCTTCGCGGGGCCAGCGCGAGGACAGGAGTCCGTGGCGCCCACGGACCCGAGCGGCGCTCCGGTCCCGGGTCCAGCCGAGGGCGCCTCGCCACAAGCCTCTCCCACGGCGTCCCAGTTCCCCCCGGCCTTCCCCGGCCAGACGAACGCCCCCGCCGTCACGTCACAGACCCGCTATCAGGTCACGGAGGTGGCCTCGGGCTTCAACTACCCCTGGGCCGTCGCCTTCCTGCCCGACCGGCGGATGCTGGTGACGGAGAAGCACACCGGCAACCTCTTCATCGTCACGCCCGAGGGCGTGAAGTCCCCGCCCATCGCCGGCCTGCCCCCCGTGGATGGCAGGGATCAAGGCGGCCTGCTGGACGTGGAGGTCTCGCCCGACTTCGCCACGAGCCGCCTCATCTTCTGGACCTATTACGAGCCTCGCGCGGCCGGCAACGGGCTCGCGGTGGGGCGCGGGAAGCTCAAGGAAGGCGCACAGCCCCGCATTGAAGCCTTGCGGATCATCTTCCGCATGAAGCCCACGCTCGACTCGACGATGCACGCGGGGGGGCGCCTGGTGTTCCATCCCGACGGCACCTTGTTCGTCACCCTGGGGGAGCGCTCCATCCTCCCGGGCCGCGTCCAGGCTCGAAAGCTGAACAGCCACTTCGGGAAGACGGTCCGCATCAACCCTGACGGCACGGTGCCCGCGAACAACCCCTTCGTGAATCGCAGCGACGCACGGCCGGAGATCTACTCCCTGGGCCACCGCAACGTCCTGGCCGCCGCGCTCGACAGCCAGAACCGCCTCTGGGAGGTGGAGATGGGGCCGCTTGGCGGCGACGAGCTCAACCTCATTGGCGCGGGCAAGGACTATGGCTGGCCCACCATCGGTTACGGCAGGGAGTACTCCGGCGCGCCCATCCATCAGAGCGCCCAGGGCCCGGGCATGGAGCAGCCGGTCTACTTCTGGGATCCGGTCATCGCTCCCTCCGGGATGACCATCTACTCCGGGAACCTCTTCCCGGAGTGGAAGGGCAACTTCTTCATTGGCGGGCTGGCCGGTCACGCCCTGGTGCGGCTGGTGATGAAGAACGACCGGGTGCAAGGCGAGGAGCGGATGCACCCCGCGGGGAACGCCCGCATCCGCGACGTCGTGCAGGGCCCCGAAGGCGCGCTCTATCTGCTCACGGACGATCCGAACGGCCGACTGCTCAAGATCACGCCGCGCTGA